From the Procambarus clarkii isolate CNS0578487 chromosome 70, FALCON_Pclarkii_2.0, whole genome shotgun sequence genome, one window contains:
- the LOC123751177 gene encoding collagen alpha-2(I) chain-like, whose amino-acid sequence MFLTRGHIPASRANTGTHPGLQGQHGDTSRPSGLTRGHISASRANTGTHPGLQGQHGDTSRPPGSTRGHIPASRANTGTHPALQGQHGDTSRPPGPTRGHIPASRANTGTHPGLQGQHGDTSRPPGPTRGHIPASRANTGTHPGLQGQHGDTSRPPGLTRGHIPASRANTGTHPGLQGQHGDTSRPPGSTRSNTSRPSRANTGTHPGLQGQHGDTSRPPGSTRGHIPASRANTGTHPGLQGQHGDTSRPPGPTRGHIPASRANTGTHPGLQGQHGDTSRPPGLTRGHIPASRANTRTHSRPPGPTRGHIPASRANTGTHPGLQGQHGDTSRPPGPTRGHIPTSRANTGTHPGLQGQHGDTSRPPGPNTGTHPGLQG is encoded by the coding sequence atgttcttaacacggGGACACATCCCGGCCTCCAGGGCCAACACGGGGACACATCCCGGCCTACAGGGTCAACACGGGGACACATCCCGGCCTTCAGGGCTAACACGGGGACACATCTCGGCCTCCAGGGCCAACACGGGAACACATCCCGGCCTCCAGGGCCAACACGGGGACACATCCCGGCCTCCAGGGTCAACACGGGGACACATCCCGGCCTCCAGGGCCAACACGGGGACACATCCCGCCCTCCAGGGCCAACACGGGGACACATCCCGGCCTCCAGGGCCAACACGGGGACACATCCCGGCCTCCAGGGCCAACACGGGGACACATCCCGGCCTCCAGGGCCAACACGGGGACACATCCCGACCTCCAGGGCCAACACGGGGACACATCCCGGCCTCCAGGGCCAACACGGGGACACATCCCGGCCTCCAGGGCCAACACGGGGACACATCCCGGCCTCCAGGGCTAACACGGGGACACATCCCGGCCTCCAGGGCCAACACGGGGACACATCCCGGCCTCCAGGGTCAACACGGGGACACATCCCGGCCTCCAGGGTCAACACGGAGCAACACATCCCGGCCTTCCAGGGCTAACACGGGGACACATCCCGGCCTCCAGGGCCAACACGGGGACACATCCCGGCCTCCAGGGTCAACACGGGGACACATCCCGGCCTCCAGGGCCAACACGGGGACACATCCCGGCCTCCAGGGCCAACACGGGGACACATCCCGGCCTCCAGGGCCAACACGGGGACACATCCCGGCCTCCAGGGCCAACACGGGGACACATCCCGGCCTCCAGGGCCAACACGGGGACACATCCCGGCCTCCAGGGCTAACACGGGGACACATCCCGGCCTCCAGGGCTAACACGAGAACACATTCCCGGCCTCCAGGGCCAACACGGGGACACATCCCGGCCTCCAGGGCCAACACGGGGACACATCCCGGCCTCCAGGGCCAACACGGGGACACATCCCGGCCTCCAGGGCCAACACGGGGACACATCCCGACCTCCAGGGCCAACACGGGGACACATCCCGGCCTCCAGGGCCAACACGGGGACACATCCCGGCCTCCAGGGCCCAACACGGGGACACATCCCGGCCTCCAGGGCTAA